From one Melioribacteraceae bacterium genomic stretch:
- a CDS encoding AraC family transcriptional regulator — translation MSPIKIYTEEILDPQTEIHYAFHKSLKDITVKHTHDFYEIFLIAKGKVKHIINDNEQVLDEGTMIFMRPNDIHFYQRHEKDEVELINLAFPKKTIAELFYYLGEGFEAERLLESKLPPSTILSSTEKTILKGRFEKLQLIPLTKKAEIRTALRILLAEIMTNYFSKSFWIQRSAVPKWLEETRSEMQQKERFVSGFESMVEISHRSKEHLCREFKKHYHQTPTEYINDLRLNYSANLLMTTDESIPYISIECGFENLSHYYHLFKKKYNLSPGDFRKQHRKNVIPA, via the coding sequence ATGAGTCCAATTAAAATATATACCGAAGAAATCCTCGATCCGCAGACAGAAATTCATTATGCGTTTCACAAATCATTAAAAGATATTACGGTTAAACACACACACGATTTTTATGAAATATTTTTAATTGCAAAAGGAAAGGTTAAACACATCATTAATGATAACGAGCAAGTGCTTGATGAAGGTACGATGATTTTTATGAGACCAAATGATATTCATTTTTATCAAAGACATGAAAAAGATGAAGTCGAGTTGATAAATTTAGCTTTCCCTAAAAAAACTATTGCCGAGTTATTTTATTATTTGGGAGAAGGTTTTGAAGCAGAACGATTACTTGAAAGCAAACTTCCTCCGTCGACAATTTTATCTTCGACCGAAAAAACAATTTTAAAGGGAAGGTTTGAAAAACTTCAGTTAATTCCTCTTACTAAAAAAGCTGAAATTAGAACTGCTTTGAGAATTTTATTAGCTGAGATAATGACAAACTATTTCTCAAAAAGTTTTTGGATACAAAGAAGTGCCGTTCCAAAATGGTTGGAAGAAACTCGTTCAGAAATGCAGCAGAAAGAGAGATTCGTAAGCGGATTCGAATCTATGGTTGAAATTTCACATAGATCAAAAGAACATCTTTGTAGGGAATTCAAAAAACATTACCATCAAACACCGACTGAATACATTAACGATCTTCGATTAAACTACAGCGCTAACTTACTAATGACAACTGACGAAAGCATACCATACATCTCAATTGAATGCGGGTTCGAAAATTTGAGCCACTATTACCATCTATTTAAAAAGAAATACAACTTATCGCCGGGTGATTTTAGAAAGCAGCACAGAAAGAATGTTATACCTGCGTAG
- a CDS encoding Gfo/Idh/MocA family oxidoreductase — MRKVKLGIIGTGLAAKNLHLPALQKLKNKFEIVAVCNHTEKKAKEFAKLLGGVPYYLDYKELLKQKDVEAVDITLPIHLNFKVARDSIKAGKHVILEKPLAGDLKEAKALLKLDLKYDVIKLVAENFRYRKVFHKAKVYIENGMIGKPYAVNWNLFYHVTTDKDYWSTKWRQKHVHPGGFLLDAGVHNVAAIRMMLGDFKSGNALIKSVNPKIGTFDTTVFQFELINGIIGLYNLYFSVNGHWEDKFLIFGSKGSIEINTNVLTLKQEGKKDKTEDLTDGHGYDAEFNDFYNAIVKGTKVDYSFKEAYRDMEIVLGALNSAENKKKVNF; from the coding sequence ATGAGAAAAGTAAAACTAGGAATAATCGGGACCGGTTTGGCTGCAAAGAATTTACACTTACCGGCATTGCAAAAACTGAAAAATAAATTTGAAATTGTTGCTGTTTGCAATCATACCGAAAAGAAAGCAAAAGAATTTGCAAAGTTGTTAGGTGGTGTTCCGTATTATCTCGATTATAAAGAATTGCTAAAACAAAAAGATGTTGAAGCAGTTGATATAACATTGCCGATTCATTTGAATTTTAAAGTGGCTCGGGATTCTATTAAAGCAGGAAAGCATGTTATACTTGAAAAGCCGCTTGCGGGTGATTTGAAGGAAGCCAAAGCATTATTAAAACTCGACCTAAAATATGATGTTATCAAATTGGTTGCTGAAAATTTTCGATACAGGAAAGTATTTCATAAAGCAAAAGTATACATTGAAAACGGGATGATAGGTAAACCGTATGCCGTGAATTGGAATTTATTTTATCATGTAACGACTGATAAAGATTATTGGTCAACCAAGTGGAGACAGAAACACGTACATCCCGGTGGATTTTTGCTTGATGCCGGCGTTCACAATGTTGCTGCAATAAGAATGATGCTGGGTGATTTCAAATCCGGCAATGCGTTAATTAAATCAGTCAACCCTAAAATTGGTACGTTTGATACAACAGTCTTTCAGTTCGAATTAATAAACGGAATTATCGGTTTGTATAATCTCTACTTTTCCGTAAACGGTCATTGGGAAGACAAATTTTTGATTTTCGGTAGTAAGGGTAGCATCGAAATCAACACAAATGTTTTGACACTTAAACAGGAGGGCAAGAAAGATAAAACTGAAGATTTAACCGACGGGCATGGTTATGATGCGGAGTTCAATGATTTTTACAACGCCATTGTCAAGGGAACCAAAGTAGATTATTCATTTAAAGAAGCTTACCGTGATATGGAAATTGTTTTGGGTGCGTTGAATTCTGCCGAGAATAAAAAGAAGGTTAACTTTTGA
- a CDS encoding GH92 family glycosyl hydrolase codes for MTHSIKPTLRIALYIFLYISVLASQTKHEINDLINPFIGTSNGGNTYPGAVVPWGMVSVSPHNSTGVPSGYIYGEKYFYGFGHTHLSGTGCSELGNIVVTVSKTSSTEPENYKTIYSNEIASPGYYSLYLNENKIKAEVSATERNGIIKFTSEEETEINLLIDTGRNLSLVGGGEIEILSNREITGYNISGGFCGEENRKNVYFYSVINYEAEKMSIHQDDTLIDETKYSVKDKPLLCSIRLKILPDNPLIIKTGISYTNKENAKENLLKEIIHWDFDEVVNYAKDKWNQILSKIIVKDSDKTNKMKFYSALYHMLIHPNIISDFNGDYPTMNEHKVKNYSDRNRYSVYSLWDTYRTLHPFLTLAYPKQQSDMIRTMIDMYDEQGYLPKWELIGNETYMMVGDPAVPVIVDSYVKGIRNFDIKKAYEAILKPVTLDTNKKAPPVRAAYHYILEYGYIPFDQNMEDEWWAWGPVSTTLEYNYADWTISQLAGLLNDTETKNKFYQRSLSYKKLFDPETKFLRPKLINGRWKEPFDQLATEGSGDWVGSGGPGYVEGNAWNYTWFVPHDVYGLIELFGSQNEFAEKLLESFDNGQFTINNEPDIFYPYLFKYTDNYSQHTTKLVEEIMNSEFGIDENGLPGNDDCGTISGWFVFSALGFYPVCPGSDEYVLNQPLFDEIKIRLDQNYYSGNELIIKKKSGNKREVIFNGEKVDSNFIKHSELTRGGELIFIIPNGEEK; via the coding sequence TTGACACATTCAATTAAACCAACCTTAAGAATAGCACTATATATATTTCTTTATATAAGTGTTTTAGCTTCACAGACGAAGCATGAAATAAATGATCTCATTAATCCATTTATCGGAACTTCAAACGGCGGCAACACATATCCGGGAGCGGTTGTCCCTTGGGGAATGGTGAGTGTAAGTCCGCACAATTCAACTGGTGTTCCATCAGGTTACATATATGGTGAAAAATATTTTTACGGATTCGGTCATACACATTTAAGTGGAACAGGCTGCTCCGAACTCGGGAATATCGTTGTGACAGTCAGCAAAACAAGTTCAACCGAGCCGGAGAATTATAAAACTATTTACAGTAATGAGATTGCCTCACCGGGTTATTATTCTCTTTACTTGAATGAAAATAAAATCAAAGCAGAAGTTTCAGCGACGGAAAGAAATGGCATAATTAAATTTACTTCTGAAGAAGAAACTGAAATTAATTTGTTAATTGATACCGGAAGAAATTTAAGTTTAGTGGGTGGCGGTGAAATTGAAATTTTATCTAATAGAGAGATTACAGGATATAACATCAGTGGTGGTTTCTGCGGTGAGGAGAATCGAAAAAATGTTTATTTCTATTCGGTTATTAATTATGAAGCTGAGAAAATGTCTATTCATCAAGACGATACTTTAATAGATGAAACAAAGTATTCTGTAAAGGACAAACCACTTCTTTGTTCAATACGATTAAAAATACTGCCTGATAATCCGTTGATCATTAAAACCGGCATATCATATACAAACAAAGAAAACGCAAAGGAGAATTTGCTAAAGGAAATTATTCATTGGGATTTTGATGAAGTAGTTAATTATGCAAAAGATAAATGGAACCAAATATTAAGTAAAATAATTGTCAAAGATTCAGACAAAACTAACAAGATGAAATTTTACTCTGCTTTATATCATATGTTGATTCATCCGAATATCATAAGTGATTTCAATGGTGATTATCCTACTATGAATGAACATAAAGTTAAAAATTATTCCGATCGAAACAGATATTCAGTTTATTCATTGTGGGATACTTACAGAACACTTCACCCGTTTTTAACATTGGCTTATCCTAAGCAACAATCAGATATGATTAGGACAATGATAGACATGTATGATGAACAAGGTTATCTGCCAAAATGGGAACTGATCGGCAACGAAACATACATGATGGTTGGTGATCCTGCTGTTCCGGTTATTGTTGACAGCTATGTAAAAGGTATTCGCAATTTTGATATCAAGAAAGCATACGAAGCAATTCTTAAACCAGTAACACTAGATACAAATAAAAAAGCACCGCCTGTGCGGGCAGCTTATCATTATATATTGGAATACGGCTACATACCTTTCGATCAAAACATGGAAGATGAATGGTGGGCGTGGGGACCTGTATCAACTACTTTAGAATATAATTATGCAGACTGGACAATTTCTCAATTAGCTGGTTTACTAAATGATACAGAAACTAAAAATAAATTTTACCAACGATCACTTAGCTACAAAAAGTTGTTCGATCCTGAAACTAAATTCCTGAGACCGAAATTAATAAACGGTAGATGGAAGGAGCCGTTTGATCAGCTTGCAACAGAAGGTTCGGGAGATTGGGTTGGCTCCGGCGGACCTGGTTACGTTGAAGGCAATGCTTGGAATTATACATGGTTCGTGCCGCACGATGTTTATGGTCTGATTGAATTATTCGGAAGCCAAAATGAGTTTGCTGAAAAACTTTTGGAGTCATTCGACAACGGTCAGTTTACAATCAACAATGAGCCGGATATTTTTTATCCATATTTATTTAAGTACACCGATAACTATTCACAGCATACAACTAAATTAGTAGAAGAAATTATGAACTCAGAATTTGGAATAGATGAAAACGGATTACCCGGCAACGATGATTGCGGGACAATCTCCGGTTGGTTTGTATTTTCTGCATTGGGATTCTATCCGGTTTGCCCGGGTTCGGATGAATACGTTTTGAATCAGCCATTATTTGATGAAATAAAAATTCGGCTTGATCAAAATTACTATAGTGGAAATGAATTGATAATTAAGAAGAAAAGCGGAAACAAAAGAGAAGTTATTTTTAATGGCGAAAAAGTTGACTCAAATTTTATAAAGCACAGCGAATTAACTAGAGGTGGGGAATTGATATTCATTATCCCCAATGGAGAAGAGAAATGA
- a CDS encoding PHP domain-containing protein, which produces MEIINPGNEDYHIHSFNFSDGMNTVDEIVKFAGEIGLEKIAITDHCQAHQDRRKFVKKNYYNMIERWKNIHNNVEVTFGVEGDLLNEEGEICIDIQGFTPEVIILSSHPAPVYSGDPAKITEAYLNAIELHHDKISFLGHPCSKYFEKNIDIIPIIELCNKYDLPMEINCANLVYKKTNLQNLDLMLQNIKRIYVNSDAHILNEIKELRRIGFQYLSENNYF; this is translated from the coding sequence ATGGAAATCATTAATCCCGGTAATGAAGATTATCATATTCATTCGTTTAATTTTTCTGATGGAATGAACACGGTTGACGAAATTGTAAAGTTTGCCGGGGAAATAGGTTTGGAGAAAATTGCTATAACCGATCATTGCCAGGCTCATCAAGATAGACGAAAGTTTGTAAAGAAAAATTATTACAACATGATCGAACGTTGGAAGAATATTCACAACAATGTAGAAGTAACTTTTGGCGTAGAAGGTGATCTGTTAAACGAAGAAGGAGAAATTTGTATTGATATTCAAGGCTTTACTCCCGAAGTAATAATTCTTTCTTCCCATCCTGCACCGGTTTACAGTGGAGATCCGGCGAAAATAACAGAAGCTTATCTAAATGCAATTGAACTTCATCACGATAAAATTTCATTTCTAGGTCACCCATGCTCAAAATATTTTGAAAAAAACATAGACATTATCCCAATTATTGAATTATGTAATAAGTATGATCTACCGATGGAAATTAACTGTGCTAATCTAGTTTACAAGAAAACGAATTTGCAGAATTTAGATTTAATGCTGCAAAATATTAAAAGAATTTATGTAAATAGTGATGCACACATTTTAAACGAAATAAAGGAATTACGAAGGATTGGATTTCAATACTTATCTGAGAACAACTACTTTTAG
- a CDS encoding putative quinol monooxygenase, giving the protein MPYITIIAKFKLITQPEKVKNELLGLVEPTRNEKGCVDYTFYLDNDNPDIILLYENWETDEDLKAHMETDRFKNTFKGIEGMFELEVHKLTAIV; this is encoded by the coding sequence ATGCCTTACATAACAATCATAGCAAAATTCAAACTTATAACACAACCCGAGAAAGTTAAGAACGAATTACTTGGTCTTGTTGAACCAACAAGGAATGAAAAAGGATGTGTCGATTACACTTTTTATCTTGATAACGATAATCCGGATATTATATTGCTATACGAAAATTGGGAAACCGACGAGGACCTTAAAGCACATATGGAAACAGACCGATTTAAGAATACCTTTAAAGGAATTGAAGGCATGTTTGAATTGGAAGTTCACAAACTGACAGCAATAGTTTAG
- a CDS encoding tagaturonate epimerase family protein yields the protein MKNLGKYSMGIGDRFGHQAEAQLSAIIKAKELGVDITPVWNKSYREHQIIHSQPSNTRLKADAAVKNLEWKDNYFVDADHIGMDTVELFIESSDFYTIDVADSIGISPETDDLEKFLYDNKKFIGELDLPTTSLKIIVTEKTIENAGKKYLTAVKQAGKIYRKIKELKGEEEFVTEVSMDETDEPQSPSELFFILSAIASEKIPVQTIAPKFSGRFNKGVDYVGDVERFKKEFELDLMVIAKAVDIFELPKKLKLSVHSGSDKFSIYNPIKEAIKEYDAGLHIKTAGTTWLEELIGLASAGDEGLQIAKDVYKKALARFEELSGPYKTVIDIDPDKLPSADEVNSWEGEKFAQTLRHDLSNNNYNKHFRQLLHVSYKIAAEFGGRYFNALNKYKDVIAENVEENIFERHIKRVFPL from the coding sequence ATGAAAAACCTTGGCAAATATTCGATGGGAATTGGTGATCGATTCGGTCATCAAGCTGAAGCACAACTAAGTGCAATTATCAAAGCGAAAGAATTAGGAGTTGATATCACTCCTGTGTGGAATAAATCATATAGAGAGCACCAAATAATTCACAGTCAACCATCGAATACAAGGTTGAAAGCAGATGCAGCCGTTAAAAATTTGGAATGGAAAGACAATTATTTTGTAGATGCCGATCATATTGGAATGGACACGGTGGAACTGTTTATAGAATCATCCGATTTTTATACAATTGATGTTGCTGATTCGATCGGCATCTCACCTGAAACAGATGATTTAGAAAAATTTCTATACGATAATAAAAAATTTATTGGAGAATTAGATTTACCTACTACTTCACTTAAAATTATCGTAACAGAAAAGACAATTGAAAATGCAGGTAAAAAATATCTAACTGCAGTTAAACAAGCTGGGAAAATCTACAGAAAAATTAAGGAACTAAAAGGCGAAGAGGAATTCGTGACCGAAGTATCAATGGATGAAACCGATGAACCTCAAAGTCCGTCCGAATTATTTTTTATTTTGTCTGCAATCGCTTCAGAAAAAATTCCGGTGCAAACAATTGCTCCAAAATTTTCCGGCAGATTCAATAAGGGTGTTGATTATGTGGGAGATGTAGAAAGGTTCAAAAAAGAATTTGAACTTGATTTAATGGTAATAGCAAAAGCTGTGGACATCTTTGAACTGCCTAAAAAATTAAAACTCAGTGTTCATTCGGGAAGTGATAAGTTTTCGATTTACAATCCAATTAAAGAAGCAATAAAAGAATACGATGCCGGACTACATATAAAAACTGCAGGTACAACGTGGTTGGAAGAATTAATTGGATTAGCATCTGCGGGAGATGAAGGTTTACAAATCGCCAAAGATGTTTACAAAAAAGCATTAGCCCGATTTGAGGAACTGTCCGGACCGTATAAAACTGTAATTGATATTGATCCGGATAAACTTCCTTCCGCTGATGAAGTAAATAGTTGGGAAGGTGAAAAGTTCGCTCAAACATTGCGGCATGATTTATCTAACAACAATTACAATAAACATTTTCGTCAACTGCTACACGTTAGTTATAAAATAGCTGCCGAATTTGGCGGCAGATACTTCAATGCGTTAAATAAATACAAAGATGTAATTGCGGAAAATGTTGAAGAAAATATTTTTGAAAGACACATTAAACGTGTTTTCCCTCTATAG
- a CDS encoding phytase produces MMKSTNNRLVLFMISIILLLLIGCSNPPQECSDVIEPVAVTDTVKWDTDDPAIWINPNDFSKSLILGTDKDEDGALYVFDLDGNVIEEKTVRNINRPNNVDVEYGFMLDGKEIDIAVLSERYDNKIRVFSLPDMIAIDNGGIKAEGLVAPMGISLYKRPGDGAIFAIVSPKEGPSENYLWQFLLKDDGNGSVIGEEVRRFGNFSGIKEVEAIAVDDQLGYVYYSDEQFGVRKYNADPSAPDADIELGIIDTRDYWEDNEGICIYPTGEGTGYILVSDQSANRFRIYLREGTPAIVDPEDPEDNVPANPHKHKLIKIVNTMTNNSDGSEVTNVNLGPKFPNGMFVAMSDDKTFQIYNWEDIIGKNVLSTENYGL; encoded by the coding sequence ATGATGAAATCTACTAACAACAGACTAGTTTTATTTATGATAAGTATAATTCTGTTATTGCTAATAGGATGCAGTAACCCTCCTCAAGAATGTAGTGATGTAATTGAGCCGGTTGCAGTTACGGATACTGTTAAGTGGGATACCGATGACCCGGCTATTTGGATCAATCCGAATGATTTTTCTAAAAGCTTAATATTAGGAACAGATAAGGACGAGGACGGAGCATTGTATGTCTTCGATTTGGATGGAAATGTTATAGAAGAAAAAACAGTAAGAAATATAAACCGTCCTAATAACGTGGATGTTGAATACGGATTTATGTTGGACGGTAAAGAGATTGATATAGCAGTACTATCTGAAAGATATGATAATAAAATTAGAGTTTTCAGTCTGCCTGATATGATAGCAATTGACAACGGAGGAATAAAAGCAGAAGGCCTAGTTGCACCCATGGGTATTAGTCTCTATAAAAGACCTGGTGACGGAGCCATATTTGCAATTGTCAGTCCCAAAGAAGGTCCCTCTGAAAACTATTTGTGGCAGTTTCTTCTTAAAGATGACGGAAACGGAAGTGTAATTGGCGAGGAAGTAAGACGTTTCGGTAATTTCAGCGGAATAAAAGAAGTTGAAGCTATTGCGGTTGATGACCAATTAGGTTATGTCTATTATTCTGATGAACAATTCGGAGTTAGGAAATATAATGCCGATCCTTCTGCTCCTGATGCCGATATAGAACTCGGCATAATTGATACGAGAGATTATTGGGAAGATAATGAAGGAATATGTATTTACCCGACCGGAGAGGGAACAGGCTATATTCTAGTCTCTGATCAATCGGCAAACCGATTTAGAATTTATTTAAGAGAAGGAACACCGGCAATAGTTGATCCCGAAGACCCTGAAGACAATGTACCTGCAAATCCGCATAAACATAAACTCATTAAAATTGTCAATACAATGACAAATAACAGTGATGGTTCTGAAGTAACAAATGTTAATCTTGGACCAAAATTTCCGAACGGAATGTTTGTTGCGATGTCTGATGATAAAACCTTCCAAATCTATAATTGGGAAGATATAATTGGCAAAAACGTATTAAGCACAGAAAATTACGGGTTATAA
- a CDS encoding TonB-dependent receptor: protein MEKIFSKVFRKSTLSILIYCVLAAVLFLPNTTSAQKRGQITGRVFDLASKEYLPGANVRLEGTTYGAATNISGIYRIANIPPGDYKLIVSYIGYDNDTTSVSVPEGHTLNQDMGIKASDVKMEEVTIFGLAQGQTKALSIQKTADNIKNVISEEGIEKFPDINAAEALQRLPGVSVQRDQGEGRYVQIRGTSPQMNAMKVNGEDIPSPEGGERTTQMDIIPANQLATIEVVKALTPDMDGNAIGGAVNLVTKSALDYEKPVLNATVGGGYADISGKGLYQGNFNYGTRFGANNDFGIMVGASYLRSDRGSHNNEMEWGNVEDPDENEIPWALENLSLRNYDLRRDRMGFSTSLDYRPDNNNSYSLRAIYNDYLDIESRNELIVEPDGFLSATDATEAEIVHEMKARDQNATLYSIMFRGENHFGGLTLDYSMSYNYAQEKEDRHFEPKFEMDETPDLTWNLSDVDNPKFTFTNFDKDYYLDASNFVLDEMEFHDNLSTNTDIIGSVNFKVPYSFFGNQAEFKLGSKVSMKNKDRKENIWVYEWDGDDDILKSQFTSGNVSDLLDGNYNFGPLVDVDKVESFFNKNKDGDLVGELSREDSDAATYDATEDIYAFYLMTTINFDNLMILAGIRDEISTTSYTGNEVIFDDEGDYVETNKVSADKSHNHILPSVHLKYTISDRTNLRAAFTSGLARPHYEHMVPFSIVLHEDEEIERGNADLVPTTAYGFDLLAEHYFSGIGVVSGGVFYKILEDAIYPTVIEQEGGIYDGYEIIQPWQPEDAEPATILGFEINWQQQLSFLPGFLDGFGIYANYTYTKSTADMPGRENATLPGQAGSTANLALSYQKSGFTAQISLNYQDSFISEVGEDSEHDIYYKDHIQFDFSANQEIFSGFNAYLQLVNLNNAPLNFYLGNENRPIQREYYSWWLQAGFKYNM, encoded by the coding sequence ATGGAAAAAATTTTTTCCAAGGTATTTCGGAAAAGCACCCTTTCAATCCTTATTTACTGTGTGTTAGCTGCCGTGTTATTTCTACCAAACACAACTTCGGCTCAGAAAAGAGGGCAAATTACCGGACGCGTTTTTGATTTAGCTTCAAAAGAGTATTTACCCGGTGCTAATGTTCGTTTGGAAGGAACGACATACGGCGCTGCCACAAACATTAGCGGAATTTACAGAATCGCTAATATCCCACCAGGAGATTATAAATTGATTGTGAGTTATATAGGTTATGATAATGACACAACAAGTGTGTCAGTTCCTGAAGGTCATACACTCAATCAAGATATGGGCATCAAAGCTAGTGATGTTAAAATGGAGGAAGTCACAATTTTTGGTCTTGCCCAAGGTCAAACAAAAGCACTTAGTATTCAGAAAACAGCCGACAATATCAAGAACGTTATTTCCGAAGAAGGGATTGAGAAATTCCCGGATATCAACGCTGCCGAAGCTTTGCAAAGATTGCCGGGTGTATCAGTTCAACGTGATCAAGGTGAAGGACGATATGTTCAAATTAGAGGTACATCACCACAAATGAATGCAATGAAAGTCAACGGTGAAGATATCCCATCACCTGAAGGCGGTGAGCGAACTACTCAAATGGATATTATACCCGCAAATCAACTGGCTACAATTGAAGTAGTGAAAGCTTTAACACCGGATATGGATGGTAATGCTATTGGCGGAGCCGTAAATTTAGTTACTAAAAGTGCACTCGATTATGAAAAACCAGTGCTAAATGCTACCGTAGGTGGTGGATATGCAGACATTTCCGGTAAAGGACTTTATCAAGGTAATTTTAATTACGGAACAAGATTTGGCGCAAACAATGATTTCGGAATTATGGTTGGTGCAAGCTATTTAAGATCTGATCGCGGTTCTCATAATAATGAAATGGAATGGGGAAATGTTGAAGATCCTGATGAAAATGAAATCCCGTGGGCATTAGAAAATCTTTCATTAAGGAATTATGATCTAAGACGTGACAGAATGGGTTTTTCAACCAGTTTAGATTATAGACCCGACAACAATAATTCATATTCACTTAGAGCAATTTATAATGATTATTTGGATATAGAAAGTAGAAATGAATTGATTGTCGAGCCCGATGGTTTTCTTTCGGCAACCGATGCAACTGAAGCAGAGATAGTTCACGAAATGAAAGCAAGAGATCAAAACGCAACACTTTACAGCATCATGTTTAGGGGTGAAAATCATTTCGGTGGTTTAACGCTTGATTACTCTATGTCTTATAACTATGCTCAAGAAAAAGAAGATCGTCATTTTGAGCCTAAGTTTGAAATGGATGAAACACCGGATTTGACATGGAATCTATCCGATGTAGATAATCCTAAATTCACCTTCACTAATTTTGATAAAGATTACTACCTAGATGCTTCCAATTTTGTTCTAGATGAAATGGAATTTCACGACAACCTTTCGACCAATACTGATATTATCGGTTCGGTAAATTTCAAGGTTCCATATAGTTTCTTTGGCAACCAAGCTGAATTCAAGCTTGGAAGTAAAGTATCGATGAAGAACAAAGATCGTAAAGAGAATATTTGGGTCTATGAATGGGATGGCGACGATGATATATTAAAGAGCCAATTTACAAGTGGCAATGTATCGGATTTACTTGATGGAAATTATAATTTCGGTCCTCTTGTTGATGTCGATAAAGTTGAGAGTTTTTTCAATAAAAATAAGGATGGGGATCTTGTAGGAGAATTAAGCAGGGAAGACTCCGATGCAGCTACGTACGATGCCACCGAAGATATCTATGCATTTTATTTGATGACTACAATAAACTTTGATAATCTTATGATTCTTGCCGGTATTAGAGATGAAATATCTACAACATCCTACACAGGCAATGAAGTTATTTTTGATGATGAGGGTGATTATGTAGAAACAAATAAAGTATCTGCAGACAAATCTCATAATCATATCCTACCGTCAGTTCATCTAAAATATACAATTTCGGATAGAACTAATTTACGTGCTGCGTTTACAAGTGGTTTAGCTAGACCGCATTACGAACATATGGTTCCTTTCAGCATCGTATTGCATGAAGATGAAGAAATTGAAAGAGGTAATGCAGATCTAGTACCGACTACAGCATACGGATTTGATTTACTAGCAGAACATTACTTCTCAGGTATCGGTGTTGTATCCGGTGGAGTTTTTTATAAGATATTAGAAGATGCTATATATCCAACCGTAATAGAACAAGAAGGTGGAATTTATGACGGTTATGAAATTATTCAGCCTTGGCAGCCTGAAGATGCAGAACCGGCTACAATCCTCGGATTTGAAATTAATTGGCAACAACAACTAAGTTTCTTACCGGGTTTTCTTGATGGGTTTGGAATCTATGCAAACTACACATATACTAAATCAACAGCAGATATGCCAGGAAGAGAAAACGCTACATTACCCGGTCAGGCCGGAAGTACTGCCAACTTAGCTTTAAGTTATCAGAAATCTGGTTTCACGGCACAAATCAGTCTAAACTATCAAGACAGTTTTATTTCTGAAGTTGGTGAAGATTCCGAACATGATATTTATTACAAAGATCATATCCAATTTGACTTCTCTGCAAACCAAGAAATTTTCAGTGGTTTTAATGCCTATTTACAATTGGTAAATCTTAATAATGCTCCCCTTAATTTTTATCTGGGCAATGAGAACAGACCAATTCAACGTGAATATTATTCATGGTGGCTGCAGGCCGGTTTCAAATATAATATGTAA